A single region of the Pararhodospirillum photometricum DSM 122 genome encodes:
- a CDS encoding SspB family protein, with protein sequence MEDRITQFAYDQMVERALRGVMREALLVTERQGLPGQHHFYITFRTDHPGAVVPPRLKSQHPDAMTIVLQNQFWDLAVNEEGFVVSLSFGGRRERLEVPFESVTAFADPHATFGLQFHVTLDDGVEEEGSEDEPSETPDSGTAPAVPDPSTDPNNVITLDRFRKKP encoded by the coding sequence GTGGAAGACCGGATCACCCAATTCGCCTATGACCAAATGGTCGAACGAGCCCTTCGCGGTGTCATGCGCGAGGCCCTTTTGGTGACGGAACGCCAGGGTTTGCCAGGGCAGCACCACTTCTACATCACGTTTCGCACCGATCACCCGGGCGCCGTGGTCCCGCCGCGTCTCAAAAGCCAGCACCCCGACGCCATGACCATCGTCTTGCAAAACCAGTTCTGGGATCTGGCGGTGAACGAGGAGGGCTTTGTGGTCAGCCTGTCCTTTGGGGGACGGCGCGAGCGCCTTGAGGTTCCTTTCGAGTCGGTGACGGCCTTTGCCGACCCGCATGCCACCTTCGGCTTGCAGTTCCACGTCACCTTGGATGACGGGGTCGAGGAAGAAGGGTCGGAGGACGAGCCCTCGGAGACCCCCGATAGTGGCACCGCGCCCGCCGTTCCCGATCCCTCAACCGATCCCAACAACGTCATTACCTTGGATCGCTTCCGCAAGAAGCCCTGA